Proteins encoded together in one Bradyrhizobium sp. CB82 window:
- a CDS encoding YciI family protein produces the protein MYIVTSSQPMAAPTPALMEAMQKISEREIKAGRMIDNGGLMPLSTGARVRIADGELSVIDGPFVEAKEVIGGYAIFELRDKQEAVAMAREFMQLHLDHMPGWEGTCELRAFATPDMEGACQVDAHSRVAAHA, from the coding sequence ATGTACATCGTCACCTCCAGTCAGCCGATGGCCGCCCCGACACCGGCGCTGATGGAGGCCATGCAGAAGATATCCGAGCGAGAGATCAAGGCCGGTCGGATGATCGACAATGGCGGGCTGATGCCGCTGTCGACCGGCGCGCGGGTGCGGATCGCCGACGGCGAGCTCAGCGTCATCGACGGCCCGTTCGTTGAGGCCAAGGAGGTGATCGGCGGCTACGCCATCTTCGAGCTGCGCGACAAGCAGGAAGCCGTGGCCATGGCCAGGGAGTTCATGCAGTTGCACCTCGATCACATGCCAGGCTGGGAAGGCACCTGCGAATTGCGGGCATTCGCCACGCCCGATATGGAGGGGGCCTGCCAGGTCGACGCGCATTCCAGGGTGGCCGCCCACGCCTGA
- a CDS encoding RNA polymerase sigma factor: MTAADIDPAIRATIHATWRIVQPRLITTLSRMLRDVPLAEELTQDALVAALEAWPLTGVPDNPGAWLVATAKRRALDHLRRARMLARKHEMLAHDLIQEQEAVPDFDAALDDDIGDELLRLIFTACHPLLPRQARAALALRMICGLTTDEIARAFLVSEATIAQRIVRAKRTLSRSGLAYETPSGEALSERLASVLEVVYLIFNEGHAASHGEEWLRPQLCDEALRMGRVLVGLAPLEPEAHGLMALMELNAARMRARVGIDGEPILLMDQDRALWDRLQIRRGLSALGRARELGGAGKFYTLQAAIVACHATAETASATDWRRIAELYGQLATLVRSPVIELNRAVALGMAEGPQAGLDLVDLIADEPALRAYHHLQAVRGDLLQKLGRFTEARASFEAAACLATNARERAMMERRAAAMADLDGTA; the protein is encoded by the coding sequence ATGACGGCCGCCGACATCGATCCTGCGATCCGCGCCACGATTCACGCGACTTGGCGCATCGTGCAGCCGCGGCTGATCACTACGCTGTCGCGGATGCTGCGCGATGTGCCGCTGGCGGAGGAATTGACCCAGGACGCATTGGTTGCCGCGCTGGAAGCGTGGCCGCTCACCGGAGTGCCGGACAATCCCGGCGCCTGGCTGGTTGCGACGGCCAAACGCCGTGCGCTCGATCACCTGCGCCGGGCCAGAATGCTGGCTCGCAAGCACGAGATGTTGGCGCATGATCTGATCCAGGAGCAGGAGGCCGTGCCAGATTTCGACGCCGCCCTCGATGACGACATTGGTGACGAATTGCTGCGGCTGATCTTCACCGCCTGTCATCCGCTCCTGCCGCGGCAAGCTCGCGCGGCGCTGGCGTTGCGCATGATCTGCGGCTTGACCACGGACGAGATCGCGCGCGCCTTTCTGGTGTCGGAGGCAACCATCGCCCAGCGCATCGTGCGCGCCAAGCGAACGCTCTCCCGGTCGGGCCTCGCCTATGAGACCCCGAGCGGCGAGGCGCTTTCCGAGCGTCTCGCTTCGGTGCTTGAGGTCGTCTATCTCATCTTCAACGAGGGCCATGCGGCCTCGCACGGCGAGGAATGGCTGCGGCCGCAACTCTGCGACGAGGCGTTGCGCATGGGGCGGGTGCTGGTCGGGCTGGCGCCGCTGGAGCCCGAGGCGCACGGCCTCATGGCGCTGATGGAGCTGAACGCCGCGCGGATGCGCGCCCGCGTCGGCATCGATGGCGAGCCCATCCTGCTCATGGACCAGGATCGCGCGCTCTGGGATCGTCTGCAGATCCGCCGCGGCCTGTCGGCGCTCGGTCGCGCGCGCGAACTCGGCGGTGCCGGAAAATTCTACACGCTGCAGGCAGCGATCGTCGCCTGTCACGCCACGGCGGAGACGGCCTCAGCCACGGACTGGCGGCGCATCGCGGAGCTCTATGGACAGCTTGCGACCCTGGTGCGCTCGCCCGTGATCGAGCTCAACCGGGCGGTCGCGCTCGGCATGGCCGAAGGGCCGCAGGCCGGGCTCGATCTCGTGGACCTGATCGCGGACGAACCCGCGCTCAGGGCCTATCACCATCTGCAGGCAGTCCGCGGCGACCTCCTGCAAAAGCTCGGCCGCTTCACCGAAGCGCGCGCGTCGTTCGAGGCCGCCGCATGTCTCGCCACCAATGCGCGCGAGCGGGCGATGATGGAGCGACGCGCGGCGGCTATGGCCGATCTCGACGGCACGGCTTGA
- a CDS encoding AprI/Inh family metalloprotease inhibitor — protein MTHLRVGAWATVAALVAAATPAQAQDATTLKKDMIGQWELSTTERSKTCVVTLKGDAAGQASKLELEPACKTALPFTKEITAWSVKGLDIVRLQNSTGESVIDFTEVEAGIFEGLRQGEGVYILQNLAAARSMAKSMDQMIGDWAMVRGNGQPVCTLVLTNTEAGADNFQVFLKSKCDAAITQFNPTQWRLERGQIILMSKAGEAWQFEADDNAQWRRVPDTADPLIMLRQ, from the coding sequence ATGACACATCTTCGGGTCGGTGCTTGGGCAACCGTCGCGGCGCTCGTCGCCGCGGCAACGCCTGCGCAGGCGCAGGATGCGACGACCCTGAAGAAGGACATGATCGGGCAGTGGGAGCTGTCCACCACCGAGCGCAGCAAGACCTGTGTGGTGACGCTGAAGGGCGACGCGGCCGGCCAGGCCTCCAAGCTCGAGCTGGAGCCGGCCTGCAAGACGGCGCTGCCCTTCACCAAGGAGATCACGGCCTGGAGCGTCAAGGGCCTCGACATCGTGCGGCTGCAGAATTCGACCGGCGAATCCGTGATCGATTTCACCGAGGTCGAGGCCGGCATCTTCGAGGGCTTGCGGCAGGGCGAGGGCGTCTACATCCTGCAAAATCTCGCGGCCGCCCGCTCGATGGCCAAGTCGATGGACCAGATGATCGGCGACTGGGCCATGGTGCGCGGCAACGGCCAGCCGGTCTGCACGCTCGTATTGACCAACACCGAGGCCGGTGCGGACAATTTCCAGGTCTTCCTCAAGTCGAAATGCGACGCGGCGATCACGCAGTTCAACCCGACGCAATGGCGGCTCGAGCGCGGCCAGATCATCCTGATGTCGAAGGCGGGCGAAGCCTGGCAGTTCGAGGCCGACGACAACGCGCAATGGCGCCGCGTGCCCGATACCGCCGATCCCCTGATCATGCTGCGGCAATAA